CAGCCCGGCGGGTGACAGCGGCAGATTCCGGAAGGTTTATACACATAAAAAATATATACAAAATAATGATAATGAAAATTGTATCGACAAAAAATAACCCGTTATGCTGTTGTTTTCTTCTCGTACAAAGGCAGCAGCGGCAGGAGTGGTATTCATGAAAATGTCTGATGTCAGAAATCTCTTGAAAAAACGTATCGTCATGGTTATCGGGCCCATTGTATTCATTCTGGGAATCATTCTGATATTCCAGGTTAAAAGCAGCGCATCGAGCGTTGCCCTCTTTAACGTAAAACGCGGTGAATTTGTAATCGATATCCAGGAACGCGGCGAATTAAACTCTTCATCGTCGGTCACAGTATCGGTGCCTGACCGTGTGTATGGCGACGTACGTATCGTCAGGGTTGTCGAGGATGGCGCCATGGTTAAAGAGGGTGATTTCCTCGTACAGTTCGATACGAGCGAAGCTGAGCGCACGGTAACCGACCGTCAGAACGAGCTTGATAATGCCCTTGCCGAACTGGCAAGCACAAAAGCGAGCATAGAATCAAACATGAAACAGCTCGACAGCTCGTATAAAACCCAGCAGTATTCCTATGAACAGGCAAAACTCCGTTTCGAGCAGATGAAATACGAGGCTGAATCAAAACGCCGTGAACAGGAGCTGAACTTCAAAAAAGCCGACCTTGCTCTCCAACAGGCGCAAGAAAAAATCGAATCACAGAAGGTAATCGACCAGGCGAATATCGCTAAAGCTGAAGTACGGGTAAAACAGGCGCAGATGCGCAGAGATCAGGCGCAGGATCAGTTGGACGCCATGACGCTCAGGTCTCCCAAAGCCGGGCTTGTCGTTCTTCAGGAAATATACAACTGGTCTACACGCACCCGTGACAAGGTCAAGGTAGGCGACACACCCCACAGGGGTATGGTGCTCGTGAGTATCCCCGACCTCTCGGTCATGCTTGCAAGAACCCAGATCAACGAAGTTGACATAAGCCGTGTACAATTGGGTCAGCAGGCCGTCATTACACTCGACGCCCTCCCGGGACCAACATTTTATGGTACGATAACCAATATTGCAACTCTCGCGCGCCGCGACGAAGGATCGGATGTCAAGGTATTTGACGTCGATGTCACGATTAACGAAAAGGATGAACGGCTCAAACCCGGAATGACTGCACAGTGCACTCTGGTGACAGGGAGAATTTCCGATGTGCTTTATGTTCCGCTCGAATCGGTTTTCGAAAAGGCGGACACGACCGTGGTCTATATCAAGGACAGCGGTTTCAGCCAACGTCCGATCAAGGTGGGGAGAAGTAACAGCGACTACATCATTGTCGAGGACGGTCTCAAAGAGGGAGAACAGGTTGCTCTCAGAGACCCGACTCTTCCGCTCGAGAATCTTGGCGCCGGGGAAAAAGTGGCAACATCCGAAGTGAACAAACAGAATAATAACGGCTCGTCTCGATTGATGGGAAGGTAGTATAATCATATGCATTATAGTGAAAACCTGACTTTAGGACTCGAAGGCCTTCGGACTCATTTACTCCGGTCGCTCCTTACCATGCTCGGTATTATTTTCGGTGTGGGTGCTGTTATAGCTATGCTCTCGATCGGCGAAGGCGCAAAACAGCAGGCCCTTGAACAGATACAGCTTATGGGTATGCGTAATATCATCGTGCAGGATATCCCTATCGAGGACAAGGAAACGGGCCTGGGACGATCTAACCTTTCGCGGGGCCTCCGGTGGGCTGATGCGCGTGCGGTCGAGGAAGTTAATCCGCTCGTTGAACTCACCGTACCCCAGCGTGAAATGACTCTTGACATCACATATAAAACCGAGCGGACCAAAACATCGATTGTCGGAACGACACCTGAATATGGCCCGGTGCTGAATTATACCCCCCGTGAAGGCACTTTTTTTACTTATCTCGATGTCGATGAATCGAGAAGGGTGTGTGTGCTCGGAGGCGGCATCAAGCGGAAACTCTTTTTCTTCCATGAGCCGCTCGGCGAACAGGTTAAAATCAGCAATCAGTGGTTTACCGTTGTTGGTGTTATGGAAGATAAAATCGAATCGGGCGGCGGGAAAACCGATCTCCCGATCCGCGACATGAACATGGATGTCTACATTCCCATTACGACATCCATGAAACGGTTCCCCATGCAGCCGTTCGAGAGTGAGCTCAACCGCTTTGTCGCCCTTGTCAATGATACCGAAAAAATCCAGGAAGCCGCAAATATCATCAAACACACCATGGACCGCCGTCATAATGGTATCATCGATTATAACATCGTCATTCCCGAATCGCTGCTCCGCCAAAGCCAGCAGACCCAGCGCATCTTCAACATCGTCATGGGAGCGATCGCAAGCATATCCCTTCTCGTGGGCGGTATCGGCATCATGAACATCATGCTCGCCTCCGTTCTCGAACGAACCCGTGAAATAGGAATCCGGCGGGCAGTCGGCGCCACACGGAAGGACATTCTCGGGCAGTTCCTGTTCGAGGCGGTCGTGCTGAGCTTCACCGGCGGACTCATCGGTATCATGGTCGGATTTTCTCTGACCAAGATCATTTCCATGTACGCGAACTGGCGGACCCTTGTATCGTTGCAGGCAATTTTCCTTGCTTTCTGGGTTTCCGTGGCGGTAGGTATTATCTTCGGATATTATCCTGCCCGGCGGGCTGCACAACAGGAACCAATAGAATCTTTACGGTATGAATAATAAACGGAGGATTGTGTCGGAATGAACGGAAACAGAACCTTACGATTCACCCATTTCAAATACGGTCTCATATGTCTCGGTTTGGGCATGGTACTGTTCGGAGCAGGAGAACCGGATGCACAGCAGTATGTCCTGTCCCTGCAGGATGCCATCGATATTGCTCTCGAGAAGAGCTACGATATGAAAACACTCCGCCTTTCGCTCTCCCAGGCCGAGGAAGGATACCTTGCTGCCAAATACCGTTTCCGTACAAATATCGACATGGAGATGGATGTACCGAACTGGTCCGAACGTGTTTCGGCGGTCACTGTTCCCAACTCCCTCCCTGTCTACAACAGTTTCGGCACGCTGAAAACTCAGGGACAGCTCAATGTCAATCAGCCGCTTCCTACTTCCGGAACGCTGACCCTCAGCTCCCAGCTCTACCAGTCGGACGAAAAAACCTACCTTGCCGAGAGTGACAGCGACCTCAAGCGAAAGGATTTTCTTTCTTCGTTGAGCATGCAGTTCAGACAGCCGCTTTTCACCATGAACACGCTTAAAACCGGACTCAAACGCGCAGAACTCAACTATGAACGGGCGTCACGCCAGCTTTCACGGTCGCAGCTCGATAATATTTACAATACCACTCAATCGTTTTTTTCGCTCTACCGGAGTCTGAGAACTTACGAAATCAACAGCGAAACCCTCGAACAGAAAAAAAGCATGTACGATCTGGCCAAATTGAAATTCGAGGCCGGTCTCATTCCCGAGGTCGAAGCGCTGCAGATGGAGGTCGATTATGCGGAAGCCCGGGCTAATCTCATGTCGGCTGAGGCAAATATGGAAACCCAGCGCGATAATTTCAAGCAGGATATCGGGCTTATGCTGTCTGACGAAGTAACTGTCAAAACGGATGTCAGTTTCAAGCGCTTTGAAATCGATCTCGACAAGGCAATAAAAGAAGGTCTCGCCCGCCGCGCCGAAGTCCGCGAGCGTGAAATCGAACTGGAACTCCAGAAAATAACGGTGCGGGAAACCGATGCACGGAGTGAATTCCGCGCCGACCTCACGGCATTCTACGATCTCACCGGTGTAAGTAATCCCAGCCTGTCCTACAATTCTTCAACCAATACACTGTTCAACTCGAGCTGGGATGACCTCCAGCGCCGCCCCAGAAACCGCGGCGTAACGCTTACCTTTTCAGTCCCCATCTGGGACTGGGGTGTCAACAAAGCCGAGGTGGCGAGCGCACAAGCGGTGCTGAAGAGAAACGAACTCTCCGTCGAAGAGCAGAAAAAAACGGTCGAAAGCAGCATTCGTGATGCTGTCCGGCGGGTCACCGAGGCGGTGAGCCGGCTCGAAGTTCTCCAGAAAAGCCAAGAAGTCGCCCAGCGCAGCTATGATATCTCGCTCGAACGCTTCAATAACGGTGAAATCACGAGCCAGGACCTGGCGCTTGACAACAACCGTCTGTCTCAGTCGAAGATGGCATACCTGAACGCCTATATCACATTCCAGCTCGCGACAGCCGACCTCAAACGTAAAACGCTCTGGGATTTTGAAAACAATCAGCCCATAGAATAACTGATTCCCTTTTTTAATCCGGTCAATAACGGAAAACGGCTCCTGCACATTATTGTTCGATAATGCACAGGAGCCGTTTCCATATCACCGCATCTTTGCAAATTGTATTAACGAATCGGCACGATGCGAAGGGTAAGGATCTCGTAGGGTTTCACACTCAGGAAAACCCGGTTTCCGTCTGTTTTAAGCGGGTGCCGGTTTTCTTCAAGCAGGTTTGTCCTCCACGCTCCGGCGATCCCGAATCCCGCTGTCAGGATAATATCTCCGCGGGTGCGCCGGCTTTCATACAAACGGACAATGATACCATCGCCGTCCTCGGCTGCTTTCACCGTCTCGATCACCACCGAGGGTCTGTCAACCCTGACAAGCGCCTCGCCAGGCTTTATCGGGCTCTTCGGGTGATTTACTCCCGTGGTTTTCACGGAGGTCTTTTCCGGAACGAGAGCAATAAGAGGATCGTTGAGCGAGTATGCCTCGGCAATGGTATGCTCATCCCATCTCCCCTCATGGGGAAAGAGGCTGTAAGTGAAGCGATGCTCCCCTTTATCGGCTTCGGGATCGGGATTGCAGGGGCTTCTGAGCAGACTGACCCGGATTACATTATCCCTGATGTCATGGCCGTACTTGCAGTTGTTCAGAATGCTGACGCCATAGCCGCCCTCGCTCAGATCGACCCATTTCTGCGCGCAGGTCTCGAATCGCGCCCAGTCCCAGCTCGTATTGCGGTGCGTGGGACGTTCCACATTGCCCCACTGGATTTCACAGGTCGCCACGGGGGAAAGGATGTCCACCGGGAACGCAACCTTGAGGAGAACATGCCGCTCGCGCCAGTCGACGGATGTTTCAAAATCGAGCCGCGGACTGTTGTAATTCAGCGAAATACGCTGGACATAGGGGCTGGACAGGATTTGACGCCTGATTTCGATTGTGGCACGGAGAGGCCCGTTCTCAACGACCCTGACCGATGACGCCGGTTCGCTCAGCCACATCTTGTCGTCATAGTAGATGAACACATCCCATGCCTCCCATTCGACCGGCCGGTCCTCGAAAGCCTGAAACACATTCGCAGCGGCTCCCGCAGGAAGCACCTCGCGCCCGCACACCTTATCATAGATGCGGGTGATATCTCCATTCCTGTCGAACTCGACGCGGATATAGTTGTTTTCGAGCAGTTCGGGAAATGCCGAAAGTCCGGTTTCCCCGGGCATGGATTCGCGTTCATCACGGTAAAGCGCGTTGACGCTGTATGGCTCAAGCTCGCCACAATCCGCCCGGATACCGTCAGCGAACTGCTGAATCATCACCGGCGTCCCGTCTTTACGGCGCAATCCTTTCCCGTGTAGGGTATTCCTGACGATGAATGCAGGATCGCTCCGCCTGAAGGAGGAGGGGTTGATGACAATGACATCTCCCCCGGCAGCGCAGGAAATCACCCCGGCAGCTTTATCACGGACTGTTCCGGCGATTCTTTTCACTTCGGCGTACTGTTCCAGCGATTCTTTGTATACCTCGTTGATGCTGCTTCCGGGAATGATATCATGGAACTGGTTGAGGCAGACAAGCTCCCATGCCTGCCTGATGTCCTCGGCCGGATACAGGTAATTCTTGTCCGAAAGCGATGCGAGGACTGCGAGAAATTCGGCGTCATGAAGCAGAAATTCGCTCTCACGGTTGGCCTTTTTGTTACGGCTCTGCGATGTATACGTTCCGCGGTGGAGCTCGAAATAAAGCTCACCGTTCCAGACGGGCAGCTCGGCGCCTTTTTCGGCTTCAAGCTTACGATAAAATTTGCCGACATGCTTCTGATTCATCCGGGGCATACCCGGAAACGCCTCCATTTCTCTGATGTTTTCGAGCATTTCACGGGTCGGTCCGCCGCCGCCGTCACCGTACCCGTACGCCATGAGGAGTTCCTGGCCGAGCTCTTTCTGCTGGAAATTTTTCCATGTACCGAGCACCTGAGCTGGCGCCGCGTTCGCGTTGTAAGTGGACATGAACTGTCCGAGCTGGGTGGCGCCGAGGTCCGGGGATGTGCTGAAATGGGTCAGCACCCGGGTGCCGTCCAGGCCCTGCCACCAGAATGTGTCGTATGGCAGACGGTTGTACTGGTTCCAGCTTATCTTGATGGTGAAGAAATATTCGAGACCGGCCTCTTTTATGAGCTGGGGAAGGCTCCACGAGTACCCGAACACATCGGGAAGCCACAGAACGGGCGATTCGGCATCGGAGCCGAAGTGCCTGCGAAAAAAGGTGCGCCCGAGCAGAAACTGGCGCGCCAGCGATTCGGGACCGCTGATGTTACAGTCGGCCTCGACCCACATGCCGCCGATAACTTCCCACCTGCCCTCGCGCACACGTTCTTTCACATCCTCGAACAGATCGGGATAGTCGCGGCGCATGTAATCATAGAGCTGCGGCTGGCTCTGGGTGAAGTGATACCCGGGAAACTGCTCCATAAGCCTGAGAACCGTATGGAACGTCCGCCCGACCTTCCGGCGGGTCTGCCCGAGCGTCCAGAGCCATGCAACATCGATATGGGAATGACCGGTCGCGGTGATGTCCGCATCGAGCGGTGCGCCGGCGTTTTCTATACCCCGTCTCAGTACTTCGTATGCGTTTCCCACACTCCCGTAAAAGCGGTCGCCGATGGGTTCGCGCATATCGAGCACCCGGAAAGCGTCGTTGAGCGAATTGAGCAGGCAAAACCGGACGGGACTGTTCGCATCGAGAGCATTGACCGCGCCGAGCGCAACCCGTGCAGCGGCGATAAAATCACGGGTCACCGTATCGATGAGCACAACCGAACAGGGACGCATGAAAAGCCGGGTTTTCTCGGTGGATTTGATAAAATCTCCCCCGAGTCCGGTCCAGCCATTGAGCGCAAGAACATGTGAAGCGCCGTCGCGCCACTGAACGGGAAGCATGATTTCCCGGTGGTGACGGTCGCAGGAGGCATACGGGACACCGTCCACATAGGCAAGCGCCTCCGGATGGCTGAAATCCCCGGCATCGCCGAGGGGCAGATAGAGGGCCGCCGGAGCGCCGGACTCCCATTCGGAGGGAACGGTGAACGATGACCGGAGGGTGAAATTCATCACCCACTCTCCCCAGTATGTTTCGGGTTCGATGATCTCCCATCCGCTGTCATCGACATCGGTGCCGGCAAGCGGGTCCGCCATGGGATCCGGCCTCTGCAGGAACCGGAAAGGAGGAAGCGGGCTTTTACGACGGTATACAAGCTGTTCGATAATCGCAAGGAAACGGGCTATCTTTTCCCGTGTAAAGCGGATTTCATGAAACATGATTTTCTCCTTTATCTGCGAACACTATTTCACCTGAGTCAGCATGCAATTCAAGAAGGATTTATATTGTACATAAAATGCCTTTTACATACAATCAAAACTTTTTTACTGTTATTGCCGCAACACCGATTTCTTTGGAGAAACAGGCTGAAATCGCTTTACATCGGTCGGACACCGATGTAATTTACGAAACATGGGGAAAAAATCCTGTACGTCGAATTCACCGTTTCTCACAACCTTCCGGGGAAATAATGATGAATAGACTCTCGTGTTTGTTCTTAGCCGTATCATTGATTTTCACAAGCTGTTCTCAAGACAGGAATTCTGCCATGAAATTTTCATATATGATATCGAAAGATTCTGCTACAGGCTGGAACATCGTCCGGCTCACCGCCGAAAAACCCGGGATTCCGCAGAAAAGCATGTCCATCGCTGTCACGCCGGAATGCGGCAGCAACATGTTCTCGTTTACGGCAGGCGGGAGAGAGCTTATCGCAAGTCCGGACAGCCTGAGCGAGCTTATCGCGCGCCGTACGGGCTGCCCGATTCTCTTCCCCACTCCCAACAGGGTCCGTGAAGCCACATACCGGTTCATGGACGAAATCTATACCATGGGATTTCCCGGCGAGAAGATATCGCACCTCATTCACGGGCTCGTATGGGATGATGCATGGAAGTTCGACAAGCCCGAGATCGGGAAGGACGGCATCTCGCTTAAAACATGGTATGTGTTCGATGAAAACAATCCCCGGTTCCCCGGCTATCCGTTCAAATGCACCCTTACGGTGACCTTTACGCTCATGGAAGACCGTGTCCGCATAGCATACGAGGTTCAAAACCAGGACAACCGGCCGCTCGGATTCGGTTTCGGTCTCCATCCGTTCTGGAAGGTCATCGGCGACAAGAAGTCCGACCTCGTCCAGGTCGGTCTGCCCTATCACATGGAGGCGATAGATCTGCTTCCCACGGGGAAACTCGAACCGGTCGGTGGAACGCAGTGGGACCTCAACAATCCGAAACCCGTCTCGGAACTCTCGCTCGATGATGTGTATTTCGGTGCGACGCCGGAAAGCATCGTCCGGGTGATGTATGAATCGATCGGTCTCGAAATCGGACAGAAAGCGACTGCCGATTTCACCCATGTGGTGGTCTACACTCCCGACCGCGACTATTTCTGCATCGAAAACCAGACGTCATCGACCGATGCCCACAACCTCTTCGACAGGGGATTACTAAAGGAATCCAATCTCCAGATTGTCCAGCCGGACTCACAAACCGGCGGGCATGTGGATTATATCATAACGTGGAAATAAGGCCGTACCCAGTTTTCACAGTATGAAATCTTTTATTCCTTTTATAATAAACGGACAGAGGAATAAGCGGTGTCGAGGCGTTCTGCTCCGCTGCGACGCGTGCGTATACAAGAGTCAAAGCCCGACAAGCAGCCCCGAATGATCATTACATTCAGAGTCCGTCCTCCAGATTACCGATAAATTCATCCATGCACCTTATTCCGAAAGCATACCGCGCAGCCGCCTGACGTTTGTCGGCGAGCGGGAGCATGCAGAGGGCATAAAAAGCGTTGATGAACGGCGATCTGACGTTCCACCCCTTCTCCTGAGTAAAGACATCGGCATACCGTGGTTCCCTCAGGAGATCGGCATACCAGCCGTCAAGACCGAGACGGTGGAGGTTTTCGAGCTTGCCCGACCGGTTGCCGATGACGAACTCCATGCTATTCCCCGTGATATCGAGGGTAAACTGACCTGTTCTCAGGGCGGGCAGTTCACCGGTGAGCCAGCCTTCCATTTTGTTGAGATCGAGCATGAAATCCCCACGGTGCACTCCGCGGACGCTGACAGGGTCAAGGAGAATCCACCGTCCCGTCTTTGTGTTGCAGAGTATGTTTTCCGGGAAAAAATCGCCGTGGAGAAAACGGTCGCGGGCCGGGATGAGCAGCTTCCTCATGAGGGGCGTATCCTCGAAATACTCTGTCAGCGCGGGAATGTTCCGGACAGTCCGCCGGTTGAGCCGCAGACCGTTCAGAGAAAAAAGCTGGCGGAAATTCTCTTCGTTCGACGCCCATGTCAGGCTTTCCCGTATGGCGCGAAGCATGGTTTTCTCCGCATAATCAGCCTGCGGTTCACAGTCATCGAGCCGGAAATACATGAAAGCGGTATCGATGATCTCACCGATAATTCGCCGTGCCGCCTTTCGGGTAAGCGCACCTTCACACAGGAGGACCGACATGGTCTCCCATCCCTCCTCCGGCGGATAATAGGGCATATCGTAGAATATCACCGTGGGAAGACCGGGTGAATCCTCGGTCAGGTCGCCGAGATTCGTCCTGAGCAGCGCGGGGAAAAACGGCTTCAACTCCTCACGAAGACTCATCAGCAGCCTTATCTCACGGACAAGGGCAATCCTGCTGAAGTGGAGCGCACCGGGATTGGAAGCCTTCCTGATGATCCGCTGTCCCGCACAGGTGCCCAGATACAGCGTTTCGGCAAATCCGGGCCCCTTGAATATACGTTCGATGCGAAATTCCATAATGGTATCTACTCCGCGAATATGTACGTTCACTTCCAGGCAAAGCAATATACGATTATATACAATACTGAATCAAGAGAGAGAAGTCCAACTGGCAACCAATTGATATCAAAACTGAAATATCGTGTAATATTGATCATAAATAGAATATATGATTATAAGCCGGTGAATGAATAATCCCGTTGAAAAGCCCCGCGGTCACAACCGGTTTTCGGAAAAAGAATGGGTGCTGTCCGAGCGAGCCGAAGGCTCGTGAGTTCACACATTCCCGAAAAACGGGTAGTGAACGGGGAAAAAGGCTTTTCACGGGCGCCCTTTCCTTTGGATACTTTCCTTGGGGCGCGCAAAGGAAAGTATCGTCTCAGGAGTGTTCTTTAAAAAATTGGAGTCGCCAGTATTTATATTGCCTGTTCACAATAATGACAGTATACTTTCAGGTTGAACAGCATGTACTGAATACATATGAACCTCACACTTTAACCTAATCTCGGAATCTCGCCCGATGAACCGAAGAGATTTTACAAAAACAGTCCTTGCCGCCTGCGGAGCAGGTATTTCAGCATATGGTACGGTGTCCGGGCAGGAAACGACCTTTCAAAAAGCGTCCGGAAAAAAACCGTTCGGAGTCCTCTATTACGAAAAGGCCTGTGAAATCTGGGACAGGGAGTCGATGTCCGAACTCCCCGTTCTGGCAGAGGCAGCCGACCGCGCCATATACGCGCTCAGAAACGGCCGCAAACTATACAGCCATGTCATTTTCGGTCACATGCTTGAAGCAGAATTCCGCTCTGCCCGCGCCGGAAATCCGGGGTATCTCCCCAACTGGACCCGGCAGACGACGGATGATTCATATAACCTCATCGGAAAGGACGACTTTCTGTTCTTCGACTATGCGCTCCCCCGTGTGAAGGCAGCCCGTGACCGCGGCGCATTCACCGTGGGAATCCGGGTTCCGTACCTTCCCAACATGACAATTCCTGACGGCGCTCTTTCCCCGACATACCGTTTGTACGGGAATGTCACCACCGAGGAATGCGCGAGCCTTGTCCTGACACCGGGTGTTCCTTTCACGGACGGTGTGCTCTATATTCCCGAAAT
This bacterium DNA region includes the following protein-coding sequences:
- a CDS encoding efflux RND transporter periplasmic adaptor subunit — its product is MKMSDVRNLLKKRIVMVIGPIVFILGIILIFQVKSSASSVALFNVKRGEFVIDIQERGELNSSSSVTVSVPDRVYGDVRIVRVVEDGAMVKEGDFLVQFDTSEAERTVTDRQNELDNALAELASTKASIESNMKQLDSSYKTQQYSYEQAKLRFEQMKYEAESKRREQELNFKKADLALQQAQEKIESQKVIDQANIAKAEVRVKQAQMRRDQAQDQLDAMTLRSPKAGLVVLQEIYNWSTRTRDKVKVGDTPHRGMVLVSIPDLSVMLARTQINEVDISRVQLGQQAVITLDALPGPTFYGTITNIATLARRDEGSDVKVFDVDVTINEKDERLKPGMTAQCTLVTGRISDVLYVPLESVFEKADTTVVYIKDSGFSQRPIKVGRSNSDYIIVEDGLKEGEQVALRDPTLPLENLGAGEKVATSEVNKQNNNGSSRLMGR
- a CDS encoding ABC transporter permease, yielding MHYSENLTLGLEGLRTHLLRSLLTMLGIIFGVGAVIAMLSIGEGAKQQALEQIQLMGMRNIIVQDIPIEDKETGLGRSNLSRGLRWADARAVEEVNPLVELTVPQREMTLDITYKTERTKTSIVGTTPEYGPVLNYTPREGTFFTYLDVDESRRVCVLGGGIKRKLFFFHEPLGEQVKISNQWFTVVGVMEDKIESGGGKTDLPIRDMNMDVYIPITTSMKRFPMQPFESELNRFVALVNDTEKIQEAANIIKHTMDRRHNGIIDYNIVIPESLLRQSQQTQRIFNIVMGAIASISLLVGGIGIMNIMLASVLERTREIGIRRAVGATRKDILGQFLFEAVVLSFTGGLIGIMVGFSLTKIISMYANWRTLVSLQAIFLAFWVSVAVGIIFGYYPARRAAQQEPIESLRYE
- a CDS encoding TolC family protein, with the translated sequence MNGNRTLRFTHFKYGLICLGLGMVLFGAGEPDAQQYVLSLQDAIDIALEKSYDMKTLRLSLSQAEEGYLAAKYRFRTNIDMEMDVPNWSERVSAVTVPNSLPVYNSFGTLKTQGQLNVNQPLPTSGTLTLSSQLYQSDEKTYLAESDSDLKRKDFLSSLSMQFRQPLFTMNTLKTGLKRAELNYERASRQLSRSQLDNIYNTTQSFFSLYRSLRTYEINSETLEQKKSMYDLAKLKFEAGLIPEVEALQMEVDYAEARANLMSAEANMETQRDNFKQDIGLMLSDEVTVKTDVSFKRFEIDLDKAIKEGLARRAEVREREIELELQKITVRETDARSEFRADLTAFYDLTGVSNPSLSYNSSTNTLFNSSWDDLQRRPRNRGVTLTFSVPIWDWGVNKAEVASAQAVLKRNELSVEEQKKTVESSIRDAVRRVTEAVSRLEVLQKSQEVAQRSYDISLERFNNGEITSQDLALDNNRLSQSKMAYLNAYITFQLATADLKRKTLWDFENNQPIE
- a CDS encoding alpha-mannosidase: MFHEIRFTREKIARFLAIIEQLVYRRKSPLPPFRFLQRPDPMADPLAGTDVDDSGWEIIEPETYWGEWVMNFTLRSSFTVPSEWESGAPAALYLPLGDAGDFSHPEALAYVDGVPYASCDRHHREIMLPVQWRDGASHVLALNGWTGLGGDFIKSTEKTRLFMRPCSVVLIDTVTRDFIAAARVALGAVNALDANSPVRFCLLNSLNDAFRVLDMREPIGDRFYGSVGNAYEVLRRGIENAGAPLDADITATGHSHIDVAWLWTLGQTRRKVGRTFHTVLRLMEQFPGYHFTQSQPQLYDYMRRDYPDLFEDVKERVREGRWEVIGGMWVEADCNISGPESLARQFLLGRTFFRRHFGSDAESPVLWLPDVFGYSWSLPQLIKEAGLEYFFTIKISWNQYNRLPYDTFWWQGLDGTRVLTHFSTSPDLGATQLGQFMSTYNANAAPAQVLGTWKNFQQKELGQELLMAYGYGDGGGGPTREMLENIREMEAFPGMPRMNQKHVGKFYRKLEAEKGAELPVWNGELYFELHRGTYTSQSRNKKANRESEFLLHDAEFLAVLASLSDKNYLYPAEDIRQAWELVCLNQFHDIIPGSSINEVYKESLEQYAEVKRIAGTVRDKAAGVISCAAGGDVIVINPSSFRRSDPAFIVRNTLHGKGLRRKDGTPVMIQQFADGIRADCGELEPYSVNALYRDERESMPGETGLSAFPELLENNYIRVEFDRNGDITRIYDKVCGREVLPAGAAANVFQAFEDRPVEWEAWDVFIYYDDKMWLSEPASSVRVVENGPLRATIEIRRQILSSPYVQRISLNYNSPRLDFETSVDWRERHVLLKVAFPVDILSPVATCEIQWGNVERPTHRNTSWDWARFETCAQKWVDLSEGGYGVSILNNCKYGHDIRDNVIRVSLLRSPCNPDPEADKGEHRFTYSLFPHEGRWDEHTIAEAYSLNDPLIALVPEKTSVKTTGVNHPKSPIKPGEALVRVDRPSVVIETVKAAEDGDGIIVRLYESRRTRGDIILTAGFGIAGAWRTNLLEENRHPLKTDGNRVFLSVKPYEILTLRIVPIR